One window of the Epinephelus moara isolate mb chromosome 24, YSFRI_EMoa_1.0, whole genome shotgun sequence genome contains the following:
- the gpd1b gene encoding glycerol-3-phosphate dehydrogenase 1b — protein MAAPKKVCVIGSGNWGSAIAKIVGANAAKYDTFDTTVNMWVFEETVNGRKLTEIINTDHENVKYLPGHKLPPNVHAVPDLAESVKGADILIFVVPHQFIIRVCDTIKDHIKKDAVGMSLIKGVDAGPEGLKLISEVIRGKLGITMTVLMGANIANEVAEEKFCETTIGCKDKAHGPMLKELMQTTNFRVTVVEESDVVEICGALKNIVAVGAGFCDGLGFGDNTKAAVIRLGLMEMIAFARVFCTDCHVSPATFLESCGIADLITTCYGGRNRKIGEAFAKTGKTIEQLENELLNGQKLQGPATAAEVHQILKQKNMVEKFPLFTAVQQICFNGHPVTEFISCLQNHPEHM, from the exons ATGGCAGCGCCGAAGAAAGTCTGTGTGATCGGCTCTGGTAACTG GGGCTCTGCCATTGCCAAGATTGTGGGTGCCAACGCAGCCAAGTATGACACGTTTGACACCACGGTGAACATGTGGGTGTTCGAGGAAACGGTGAACGGCCGTAAACTCACAGAAATCATCAACACAGACCATGAAAACGTGAAATACCTGCCCGGCCACAAGCTGCCCCCCAATGTG CATGCTGTTCCAGACTTGGCTGAGTCCGTGAAGGGAGCCGACATTCTGATCTTCGTGGTCCCTCACCAGTTCATCATAAGAGTGTGCGACACCATTAAAGACCACATCAAGAAGGATGCTGTAGGAATGTCTCTCATCAAG GGTGTCGATGCGGGTCCAGAGGGTCTGAAGCTGATCTCAGAGGTCATCCGAGGGAAGCTGGGCATCACCATGACGGTCCTCATGGGAGCAAACATCGCCAACGAGGTCGCTGAGGAAAAGTTCTGTGAAACAACCATCG GCTGCAAAGACAAGGCTCACGGGCCCATGCTGAAGGAGCTGATGCAAACCACTAACTTCCGTGTGACCGTGGTGGAGGAGTCTGATGTTGTGGAGATCTGCGGGGCGCTCAAG AACATTGTAGCAGTGGGAGCGGGTTTCTGCGATGGCCTGGGATTCGGCGACAACACCAAGGCGGCTGTGATTCGTCTCGGCCTGATGGAGATGATCGCCTTCGCCAGGGTCTTCTGCACAGACTGCCACGTCTCTCCTGCCACCTTCCTGGAGAGCTGCGGCATCGCTGACCTCATCACAACCTGCTATGGTGGACGCAACCGCAAGATTGGGGAGGCTTTCGCCAAAACAGGCAAA ACCATTGAGCAGTTGGAGAACGAGCTGCTGAACGGTCAGAAGCTTCAGGGTCCAGCGACCGCAGCTGAGGTCCACCAAATCTTGAAACAGAAGAACATGGTGGAAAA GTTTCCTCTTTTCACTGCTGTTCAGCAGATCTGCTTCAACGGCCACCCAGTCACAGAGTTCATCAGCTGTTTGCAGAACCACCCAGAGCACATGTAA